AGGCTGCGTTCCCAGGCTGCATCTTCCAGGCGAGTAGCGGCAAAACGAGACATCAGGCCCTTAATGGCCGAGCCGGGGATGTAGGGCACCCCGTAGGTGCGGTGCAGGGTGAGGTGGGTCTCGAGGACGCTCTCCCCCCCCAGCCCCACCACCAGGCGGCCTTGCGTTTCGCCCAGCCGCTCTTCGGCCCCCAACGCCCTAAGCGAAGCACGGCAGCGGGCCAAATAGTCGGCATATTCCCTGGGCGCCGTTTGGCCGCTTACCTCGGCCACCAGGCTGCGCTTGGCCTCGGTGTCGCTGGTGGCGGTGGTGGTGATGTATTTGTCGAGCCACAAACCCGCGTGGGTGCTGGCCTGCTTCTTCAAGCCCTGGAGAACGCTGCGTCTCATTCCCCGGCCCCCGCTTCCACGTCCAGCACACTCTGGGAAAAGCGTTTGTACCACTGGGCTGCCGCCAGCACCTCGCGGGTGAGCAGCAGGTACTCGCTTAGCCTGGCCTCACGGCTTTTCCTGAGCAGCTCAGCTCTGGAAAACCCCACCGTTTGGGCCAGGTCGTCCAGCAGGGCTTTGTGGGCCTCCTTCCCGCGCGACTCCACGAAGGCCAGGGCCTGGGCCAGCCCGGCCTGCCGCACCAGCACCGGCAGCTTGTGGGCCATGCCGCCGTACTGGTCGCGCCAGGTGGTATCCTGGCCCTGGTGCCGGGAGACCCTTTCAAAGGCCGACTGGGCTCGTTTTTGTTCGCGGGTCATGCGCTCCCCCTCAGCTTCAAGCGGCAAAGCCCCCGGCCTACGCTCGCTTTACCCCCCATCTGGGCAAAGCCGAGCAAAGGCTTAAGGTCGTCCAGGGCCACTGTCACTGCTTTCTTGCGGCTGCTGCCCAGGCTCAGCAGGCTGTACAG
The nucleotide sequence above comes from Meiothermus sp. CFH 77666. Encoded proteins:
- the cmr5 gene encoding type III-B CRISPR module-associated protein Cmr5; the encoded protein is MTREQKRAQSAFERVSRHQGQDTTWRDQYGGMAHKLPVLVRQAGLAQALAFVESRGKEAHKALLDDLAQTVGFSRAELLRKSREARLSEYLLLTREVLAAAQWYKRFSQSVLDVEAGAGE